The Vescimonas coprocola genome includes a window with the following:
- a CDS encoding TnpV protein produces the protein MKSLFEEMGGTYRQEGDYLIPNLALPDEPEYQIGKYGRMRRNYLKEHRPVLYASLLTSGTLHRHLAEIDQACNERMAIIVSDMARQEDVTEALKAADQMEWVRRMNSIRSRAEEIVLTELVYN, from the coding sequence ATGAAATCTCTATTTGAGGAAATGGGCGGCACTTACCGTCAGGAGGGTGATTATCTTATCCCGAACCTTGCGCTGCCGGACGAACCAGAATACCAGATCGGCAAGTACGGGCGTATGCGCCGCAACTATCTGAAAGAACATCGTCCGGTTCTCTATGCAAGCCTGCTCACAAGCGGAACGCTGCATCGGCACCTTGCCGAGATCGACCAAGCCTGCAACGAGCGTATGGCAATCATCGTTTCCGATATGGCAAGGCAGGAAGATGTGACCGAAGCGCTCAAAGCCGCCGACCAAATGGAATGGGTGCGCCGCATGAACAGCATCCGCAGCCGTGCTGAGGAAATTGTTCTGACTGAACTTGTATATAACTGA